TTTCTCTCACAATGCAGGCGCATTTCCAGGACTTGAATGCAACACATGGTGGTTTGCAGGTTGTCTCCTGTGAAGCACCGTCTTTGCTTCCATGAAAATAGTTTTCAGTCTTATGTGCATTAcctgtctatttgttttttgtcctttattaGCTATTTGTGCTAATAATTTTACTTCTGTTGTTCTAACAATATCTTAAATGGCTTCAGTGGATGTTCATGCTGTTTATTTCATCTCTGcagtgctgtacagataaagTAAGTGAATAGAGTATAGGTACGAAGAAAACACCAAGTTccaaaaatataatgaaaataagatttttttaagcaataaTGTCTAACACAGTAAACATCTTCATAAATAACCCTAAACAATCTGCTTCCAGTTCCCATGGGGGATATCTAAGGactattaatatatatatagtccTTAGATATCCCCCCAAATGTGGCATTTTTCTCAAACGTCCAGGGAGAGCTTCGTCCTCGCTTCGGCTTCAGTCGGAAGTGCTCGTGTGTTTTCGGATTCGCCCGGCTCGCAGGGGGAAGAGCGAGCGCAGCTGCTCCGCCGTCGCTCCAGACCAGCGCCATTCATCTGAGCGGAGCTCCGGGACACCTGGTCGGACCGAGAGGTGCAGCTTAGCGGCTAAAACAGCTCCTCACAGGTGAGTCTCACCTGAGTTCACGGCTTCTTCTGGTCAGACTTTAGAAGTTTCTTAGTTTTCTTCGTAGAGTTGAGAAAGAGACAGATTAAAACTAGCAGCAAACTTgaacttaaaaagaaagtttagtGTTTACAcgagacaagaagaagaaaaaacgccCTTTGCTTGAACCGCGAGGCTGAAAAGTTTGATTTGTGATTAATCAGCCTTTCTGCTGCCTGTCAACAGCTCCCGGTTAATCACCTGAGGAATGCGGGGCCATTAGGACGACTGTCGAGTcctgaaagttttgttttaacttcaaCTTCAAGTTAACTTTCACCAACTTGGCGCACGAGGACAGGCTCATGGCTGCAGGCGGATTTAAGTCAAACGCCACCAAAGACTTTCTGGAGGAATGGAAGGCCAAGCGGGAGAAAATGAGAGCCAAGATGTTGGGGGACATTGCTGCGGCGACTGGTACGCCCCTGAGTTCCAGCGCCCCGGGGAACTGCCACCCCTCCTCCTACTCGGTGGCTCGGTCCTCCTCCGGTAGCGCTCTAAAGAGACCCGAGGAGGAGGCGCACCACCCCGCAGCAGCCGCCGCCACCCCGGTGAGCAACCTGAAGAAGGCCCCGCCTCAGTCAGAGAAGACTCCGAGCTCGTCCCCGGACTCCAGTCCGATGGCTGGCAATGACAGCGACAAGGAGAGTCCGTCACCCGGCAAAgggaaggagaagaagagcgCCGGTCCCAGTGCCAGGAAGGGGAAGGGGCAGATAGAGAAGAGAAAGCTCAGGGAGAAGAGGAGGTCAACAGGTGTGGTCAACATACCGTCCAATGAGGTGAGTGTTGGAGGTGTTTTATCCAGAGAAACAGCTCCGGGTTTCAGggcaagctttttttttttcagtttttcagggtttaaaatgataaatgatcCGTTCTGCTGCAAAGGAGGTGAAACTTTAAAGTCTTGTTAACTAGGACATGTTGAGTGAAGCGTTTCCATTTAAATGAAGTTAATAATGATTAAAAGACAGAACTGTGGTGGAAGGAGTCTCTGCCTCCCGAACCCGTCCCCTCTGTGACCCCAGGACCATGTTTAACTAAACTCCGTCCATGTCAGGTCCAGCTCAAGgaaatgttccttttttctggttttactgCCTCATCCTGAAGCTTCGTCTCTGTAGCACAACATGACAGAActatacagtttttatttgtttgaccATTTTAGTCAAATCACACTTTTTTCCACCAGAaggagaaaaaatgtaaattataaaaCTTCAGCTTTTTAATCACAGCGaaacattttcatctgtttctaaatattttaacaaaaccGTCAAATCAAGACCGATAAAGCTAGAAACGATGACGTCActggaaataatttaattattatccatcattcacacacacacacacacacattcacacacatattcattcacccattcacacacacattcacacattcacacacacattcacacacacattcattcacccattcacacacactttcacacattcacacacacacacattcacacacacattcattcacccattcacacacactttcacacattcacacacacattcattcacccattcacacacacattcacacattcacacacactttcacacacacattcattcacccattcacacacacattcacacacactttcacacattcacacacacattcacacacacattcattcacccattcacacacactttcacacattcacacacacacacattcacacacacattcattcacccattcacacacactttcacacattcacacacacacacattcacacacacattcattcacccattcacacacactttcacacattcacacacacacacattcacacacacacacattcacacacacactcattcacccattcacacacacattcatttacccattcacacacccattcacacacacatttacacactgattCATCACCGCGCTGAAAAACTAGaatgtttaaagtaaatttttaaaTCGGAATTCTACGTTTTTattgagttttgttttatttagtttttttatgtttttatttggttttgtttatgtttttggttttgtttacatttttatttgttttttatgtttttatttggttttgtttttatttgttttttatgtttttatttggttttgtttacatttttatttgttttttatgtttttatttggttttgtttttatttgttttttatgtttttatttggttttgtttatgtttttatttgttttttatgtttttatttgttttttatgtttttatttggttttgtttttatttgttttttatgtttttatttggttttgtttacatttttatttgttttttatgtttttatttggttttgtttatgtttttatttgttttttatgtttttatttgttttttatgtttttatttggttttgtttacatttttatttgttttttatgtttttatttggttttgtttatgtttttatttgttttttatgtttttatttggttttgtttatgtttttatttgttttttatgtttttatttgttttttatgtttttatttggttttgtttacatttttatttgttgtttttatttggttttgtttatgtttttatttgttttttatgtttttatttggttttgtttatgtttttatttgttttttatgtttttatttgttttttatgtttttatttggttttgtttatgtttttatttgttttttatggttttatttgttttttatgtttttatttggttttgtttatgtttttttaaatgttttgcatggtaattgtttttaattgaaatCATGTCAAACTGCTTCCTCGTTCCTGTGGTTCAGCCACATGCAGGAACTCTGACACGAAGCCAACCCGGCGAAGAACGCTGCTGTCATCATgtagtcacacacacacacacacacacacacacacacacacactgagacgTGCTCAGATCATCCTGGTACgtgctggttttactggggTGATGGGGGGTTGCCTGTAGATGCGGTCCAGAGCCAGGACCTGGTGCCTGGAGGCAGCACAGCTCGGAGTTTGACCAGCTTGGCGGTCGGTGCTCCACATCCTGTTATTAGGTGCTCCGCAGTGTCGAGCAGGGCCGTTTGGAAACTGGTCCCAAGCCAGGCTTAATGCTGGGTTTCAGCTCTCCGGGCTGTCTGATAGATTAGGTAGAGGCTCGGCAGCTGGCGAGGTGGTGGACTATAATTATTGGAGGTCATCTGATGAGACAGAACTGGAAGTCTGATCCTGACTGGAGTCTCTGGGATTTTAACTTCgttagtctcttttttttttcctcttctgatTATGATCATATGTTTGAGCGGTGCCTTGATTATTAATGTTGTTTGTAACCGAATTATTCTCTGGCACACGTGCTTTGTCTCTTcttattaacccttaaaacgcCACAGGCGTTGCTGCCGCTTACGCTTCCTCAGCTACGGTAGCTCCTCTATGATCCATGATAgcaacattatttatcacactTCCATCATaacaacatcaccatcactacatgttgctaagagacctggaaatgatgagaagacacttcctgttaaactttCCATCAATCAGATATTTGAtcagtaatgtccaatcaggagcccAAATTAGAAACAGTCTGTACCATAAATCGCTGCCATGTTTCTGATCATAGTCTAGAAAAGCTGATATACCAGATAAACACCTTCCAGGTGGAGAAGTTACTTTTCAGCTCTGTGGTCCTGGGAAGGTGGAGTGGCCCGTCGCTGCACGCTGCTCATCCACGGCGATGGGCTGGTCGTCCAGAGCGATGAGTTCAGTCAccctgtctgtgatctttttctCTTATCACTGGCCTACAGGGACTTCTCTTTAAAGCTTCCTTGGGTTGGGAAAACATGTCAGTCATTGTCGATAAATTTACTGATACAAGACTTTGTGGCGTATGTAGAAAAAAAGTGGCATATTTTCTTGTTGAACTGTTTTGTACGTCGTCCGTTGTCTCCCGTCCTGGGAGCTGAAACCAGAAAGTTATGGTTACTTCAGTAATCCAAGTTTTAGCTGCTTTTGCTGACTGATGAACAAGCGTAACAAGAAGCTGTGAAGTGTGAAGTTGTGTGTTTAGTCTTCGTCCTGTTCCTGGCACATCTGATCTGTAACCAGCGACATGTTGACTCTGTTTTAAACTAATATTTAGCTGGACACTAACACTGAAAAGCAGCCCAAGTTTTCCAAAACCACTTGAAATTCAGacataaacatgaaaaagcCCAGCATGGTGGCTCTGCAGATTCATTCTGCTTTTGTTAAATGTTCTCTTCCTGTTGCATGTTGGGAGAAGCGAACTATGCAAATGAAGAGTCCCTCACACAAGCCCCCTTTGTGATGTGAATATGAGTGCACAGGTGTGAATGGAGATTCCTGGGATTATCTTCCCACTTGTTCTGTGCTGCATAATAGCTGCTGAGCAGAATTTCAGAGCATCCAGGGAACCCAATCTTCTTCCTGTTGTGGTCATAATGGCTGGATAAGAGCGCCTGCTTTTGCTGGAAACCACGGAGGTGTCTCCTTTCTCTCACCCTGCTCACCAGCTCAGAGTGGAGGGCACTGCTACCCATGCTGATCCGTGACTTCTTACGACATGCTAACTTCTCTCGCTTGATAACGTTGGTTATGAGGTTTCTCgtgcagctgctgctgaacCACGTTGCCCAAACGTATGTGGTTGCTGCACCACAGAGGCAGGTGGTCCTGCAGGGGAGCACCTCACAGGCATTTATCTGCAGCTTCACCGATAAGGTCGATGTGTTTAACGTGCAACGCTGGTgacaggaggat
The window above is part of the Melanotaenia boesemani isolate fMelBoe1 chromosome 23, fMelBoe1.pri, whole genome shotgun sequence genome. Proteins encoded here:
- the pawr gene encoding PRKC apoptosis WT1 regulator protein, producing MAAGGFKSNATKDFLEEWKAKREKMRAKMLGDIAAATGTPLSSSAPGNCHPSSYSVARSSSGSALKRPEEEAHHPAAAAATPVSNLKKAPPQSEKTPSSSPDSSPMAGNDSDKESPSPGKGKEKKSAGPSARKGKGQIEKRKLREKRRSTGVVNIPSNESLDELDDDEVGDKDRREEEELVQTNTFQNEAMTADPATGYLMDSPRSESGRHKSSAGHGSEEEVGGNSRQRHNRHLRDGGPAGPGNLEKRLEELEKELARERNENARLLKAQQDKDEIIGKLKEEIDLLNRDLDDIEDENEQLKQENKTLLKVVGQLTR